One part of the Drosophila teissieri strain GT53w chromosome 3R, Prin_Dtei_1.1, whole genome shotgun sequence genome encodes these proteins:
- the LOC122619451 gene encoding segmentation protein cap'n'collar isoform X4: MVDNSTSNNSSVLGLPSSGHVSNGSGSSAQLGAGNPHGNQANGASGGVGPMSGSAVGAGATGMTADLLASGGAGAQGGADRLDASSDSAVSSMGSERVPSLSDGEWGEGSDSAQDYHQGKYGGPYDFSYNNNSRLSTATRQPPVAQKKHQLYGKRDPHKQTPSALPPTAPPAAATAAQSQSIKYEYDAGYASSGMASGGISEPGAMGPALSKDYHHHQGYGMGASGSAFSGDYTVRPSPRTSQDLVQLNHTYSLPQGSGSLPRPQARDKKPLVATKTASKGSSAGNSSSVGGNSSSLEEEHLTRDEKRARSLNIPISVQDIINLPMDEFNERLSKYDLSENQLSLIRDIRRRGKNKVAAQNCRKRKLDQILTLEDEVNAVVKRKTQLNQDRDHLEGERKRISNKFAMLHRHVFQYLRDPEGNPCSPADYSLQQAADGSVYLLPREKSEGNNTATAASNAVSSASGGSLNGHVPTQAPMHSHQNHGMQAQHVVGGMSQQQQQQQSRLPPHLQQQQQHHLQSQQQQPGGQQQQQHRKE, translated from the exons ATGGTTGacaacagcaccagcaacaactcCTCGGTTCTGGGCTTGCCCAGCAGTGGACATGTTAGCAACGGCTCCGGTAGCTCGGCACAACTTGGGGCGGGAAATCCGCACGGTAACCAGGCCAACGGAGCGTCCGGCGGCGTGGGCCCAATGAGTGGCTCAGCTGTGGGCGCTGGAGCAACAGGAATGACCGCCGATCTCTTGGCCAGCGGCGGTGCAGGTGCACAAGGCGGTGCGGATCGCTTGGACGCGTCCAGCGACAGTGCTGTCAGTTCGATGGGTTCCGAGCGAGTGCCGTCCCTCTCCGACGGCGAGTGGGGTGAGGGCAGTGACTCCGCCCAGGATTACCATCAGGGCAAGTACGGTGGCCCCTACGACTTTAGCTACAACAACAATTCGCGGCTTAGCACCGCCACACGTCAGCCGCCGGTGGCGCAGAAGAAACATCAGCTGTACGGCAAGCGGGATCCCCATAAGCAGACGCCCTCGGCTCTGCCACCAACAGCTCCACCAGCTGCCGCGACTGCAGCCCAATCGCAGAGCATCAAGTACGAGTACGATGCTGGCTACGCCTCCTCGGGAATGGCCAGCGGTGGAATCAGTGAGCCAGGTGCAATGGGACCCGCTCTATCCAAGGACTATCATCATCACCAGGGCTACGGCATGGGAGCCAGCGGCAGCGCCTTTTCCGGCGACTATACCGTACGACCATCGCCCAGGACTTCGCAGGATTTGGTGCAACTAAATCATACCTACTCGCTACCCCAGGGAAGTGGATCCCTACCCAGACCCCAGGCTCGCGATAAGAAGCCTCTGGTGGCCACTAAAACCGCTTCAAAGGGATCGAGTGCCGGCAATAGCAGCAGTGTcggcggcaacagcagcagcttggAGGAGGAGCATCTGACACGCGATGAGAAGCGCGCCCGATCCCTGAACATACCCATTTCGGTGCAGGACATCATCAACCTGCCCATGGACGAGTTCAACGAGCGCTTGTCCAAGTACGACCTTAGCGAGAACCAATTGTCCCTGATTCGCGACATTCGTCGGCGTGGAAAGAATAAGGTTGCTGCTCAGAACTGCAGGAAACGCAAACTGGACCAGATCCTGACCCTCGAGGATGAGGTGAACGCGGTGGTGAAGCGCAAGACCCAACTCAATCAGGACCGGGATCATTTGGAGGGCGAACGCAAGCGCATCTCGAACAAGTTTGCCATGCTGCATCGTCATGTCTTCCAG TACCTACGGGATCCCGAGGGAAATCCCTGCTCGCCGGCGGACTACAGTTTGCAGCAGGCTGCCGATGGCTCCGTCTACTTGCTACCCCGGGAAAAGTCCGAGGGCAATAACACGGCTACGGCTGCCTCCAATGCTGTTTCGTCGGCCAGTGGAGGAAGTCTGAATGGCCATGTGCCCACACAGGCGCCCATGCACAGCCATCAGAACCACGGAATGCAGGCGCAACATGTGGTCGGTGGGatgtcgcagcagcagcaacagcagcagtcgaGGCTGCCTCCACacctgcaacagcagcagcagcatcatctgcagtcgcaacaacagcagccgggaggacagcagcagcagcagcaccgcaAGGAATGA
- the LOC122619453 gene encoding G protein-activated inward rectifier potassium channel 3 isoform X2, which translates to MCDPVVADISSIDNRQMLLLLLFIALVFVVCFSSILLQAMIWYRQTRFSSRRVRKRVVFKHGECNVVQGNVAKRRRRYLQDIFTTLVDAQWRWTLLVFAASFVFSWAFFGFIWWIIAYAHNDLEYTNLKNESPDLVANMTHTVCVTQVSNMMSAFLYSVETQTTIGYGNRYVTEECPEAIFTMCIQCITGVFIQAFMVGIVFAKLSRPKKRAQTLLFSRNAVICHRDGVPCLMFRVGDMRKSHIIEAHVRAQIIRKKVTKEGEVLPFYQQELHIGADGGEDRLMFIWPTTIVHKIDRNSPLYMLSASDMLKERFEVVVMLEGVIESTGMTTQARSSYLPSEVLWGHRFVNVVSFRKETGEYEVDYTLFNNTYDVDTPLCSAKQLDELKSEYTRSAKSVNAPFADRTLSASLFQRIASAASVDHLDPASDESLDSGRLQIRSHSIPNGVLASELEPLNNNKHGASFTMGGLTITTTAPSIPNLSSINEKTNSGNSINSSNYSNNNSLSTLTGGGGGSAASGPGGGITIVAGSGGGGGGGRHKSNPRRQEDQQDQLPIDSIC; encoded by the exons ATGTGTGACCCTGTGGTAGCCGATATCTCATCAATTGATAATCGCCAAATGCTCCTCTTGCTGCTGTTTATCGCTCTGGTGTTCGTAGTGTGCTTCTCGAGCATATTGCTCCAGGCTATGATTTG GTACCGGCAGACACGCTTCAGTTCGCGGCGTGTTCGGAAACGTGTGGTCTTCAAGCACGGCGAGTGCAACGTTGTGCAGGGAAATGTGGCCAAGAGGCGGCGTCGCTATCTGCAG GACATCTTCACCACCCTGGTGGACGCCCAGTGGCGCTGGACGCTGCTCGTCTTCGCCGCCAGCTTCGTATTCTCGTGGGCCTTCTTTGGCTTCATCTGGTGGATCATCGCCTACGCGCACAATGATCTGGAGTACACCAATCTCAAGAACGAGTCGCCCGATCTGGTGGCCAACATGACGCACACGGTCTGCGTGACGCAGGTCTCCAATATGATGTCCGCTTTCCTGTACTCCGTGGAAACGCAGACGACGATTGGCTACGGCAATCGCTATGTGACGGAGGAGTGCCCGGAGGCGATATTCACCATGTGCATCCAGTGCATCACGGGCGTCTTCATCCAGGCCTTCATGGTGGGCATTGTGTTTGCCAAGCTGTCGCGTCCCAAGAAGCGTGCCCAGACGCTGCTCTTCTCCCGCAATGCTGTGATCTGCCACCGGGATGGAGTGCCATGTCTGATGTTTCGCGTGGGTGACATGCGCAAGTCGCACATCATCGAGGCCCATGTGCGGGCCCAGATCATCCGCAAGAAGGTGACGAAGGAGGGCGAGGTGCTGCCCTTCTACCAGCAGGAGTTGCACATCGGAGCCGATGGCGGCGAGGATCGGCTGATGTTCATCTGGCCCACGACCATAGTGCACAAGATCGATAGGAACAGTCCGCTGTACATGCTGTCCGCCTCGGATATGCTGAAGGAACGCTTCGAAGTGGTGGTTATGCTGG AGGGTGTCATCGAGTCCACTGGCATGACCACGCAGGCGAGGAGCAGCTACCTGCCCTCGGAGGTGCTGTGGGGCCATCGCTTCGTGAATGTGGTGTCCTTCCGCAAGGAGACGGGCGAGTACGAGGTGGACTACACGCTATTCAACAACACCTACGACGTGGACACGCCGCTGTGCAGCGCCAAGCAGCTGGACGAGCTCAAGTCGGAGTACACGAGGAGCGCCAAGAGTGTTAACGCACCCTTTGCGGATCGCACGCTCTCGGCCAGCTTGTTCCAGCGCATCGCCTCCGCCGCCTCGGTGGATCATCTGGATCCGGCGAGCGATGAATCGCTCGACTCTGGACGCCTGCAGATCCGCTCCCATTCCATACCCAACGGCGTGCTGGCCAGCGAGCTGGAGCCGCTGAATAACAACAAGCATGGCGCTTCGTTCACCATGGGCGGCCTGACCATCACGACGACGGCGCCCAGCATCCCCAACCTATCCAGTATTAACGAGAAGACCAACTCCGGTAATTCCAtaaacagcagcaactacagcaataacaacagccTGAGCACGCTGaccggaggaggaggaggaagtgcTGCCAGCGGACCCGGTGGAGGCATCACCATTGTGGCCGGTTctggaggaggcggcggcggcggcagacACAAGTCAAATCCCCGCCGTCAGGAGGATCAGCAGGATCAGCTGCCCATCGATTCCATTTGTTGA
- the LOC122619453 gene encoding G protein-activated inward rectifier potassium channel 3 isoform X5, which produces MKRLMTWERDLVDAMYRQTRFSSRRVRKRVVFKHGECNVVQGNVAKRRRRYLQDIFTTLVDAQWRWTLLVFAASFVFSWAFFGFIWWIIAYAHNDLEYTNLKNESPDLVANMTHTVCVTQVSNMMSAFLYSVETQTTIGYGNRYVTEECPEAIFTMCIQCITGVFIQAFMVGIVFAKLSRPKKRAQTLLFSRNAVICHRDGVPCLMFRVGDMRKSHIIEAHVRAQIIRKKVTKEGEVLPFYQQELHIGADGGEDRLMFIWPTTIVHKIDRNSPLYMLSASDMLKERFEVVVMLEGVIESTGMTTQARSSYLPSEVLWGHRFVNVVSFRKETGEYEVDYTLFNNTYDVDTPLCSAKQLDELKSEYTRSAKSVNAPFADRTLSASLFQRIASAASVDHLDPASDESLDSGRLQIRSHSIPNGVLASELEPLNNNKHGASFTMGGLTITTTAPSIPNLSSINEKTNSGNSINSSNYSNNNSLSTLTGGGGGSAASGPGGGITIVAGSGGGGGGGRHKSNPRRQEDQQDQLPIDSIC; this is translated from the exons atGAAGCGTCTGATGACCTGGGAGCGCGATCTCGTGGATGCCAT GTACCGGCAGACACGCTTCAGTTCGCGGCGTGTTCGGAAACGTGTGGTCTTCAAGCACGGCGAGTGCAACGTTGTGCAGGGAAATGTGGCCAAGAGGCGGCGTCGCTATCTGCAG GACATCTTCACCACCCTGGTGGACGCCCAGTGGCGCTGGACGCTGCTCGTCTTCGCCGCCAGCTTCGTATTCTCGTGGGCCTTCTTTGGCTTCATCTGGTGGATCATCGCCTACGCGCACAATGATCTGGAGTACACCAATCTCAAGAACGAGTCGCCCGATCTGGTGGCCAACATGACGCACACGGTCTGCGTGACGCAGGTCTCCAATATGATGTCCGCTTTCCTGTACTCCGTGGAAACGCAGACGACGATTGGCTACGGCAATCGCTATGTGACGGAGGAGTGCCCGGAGGCGATATTCACCATGTGCATCCAGTGCATCACGGGCGTCTTCATCCAGGCCTTCATGGTGGGCATTGTGTTTGCCAAGCTGTCGCGTCCCAAGAAGCGTGCCCAGACGCTGCTCTTCTCCCGCAATGCTGTGATCTGCCACCGGGATGGAGTGCCATGTCTGATGTTTCGCGTGGGTGACATGCGCAAGTCGCACATCATCGAGGCCCATGTGCGGGCCCAGATCATCCGCAAGAAGGTGACGAAGGAGGGCGAGGTGCTGCCCTTCTACCAGCAGGAGTTGCACATCGGAGCCGATGGCGGCGAGGATCGGCTGATGTTCATCTGGCCCACGACCATAGTGCACAAGATCGATAGGAACAGTCCGCTGTACATGCTGTCCGCCTCGGATATGCTGAAGGAACGCTTCGAAGTGGTGGTTATGCTGG AGGGTGTCATCGAGTCCACTGGCATGACCACGCAGGCGAGGAGCAGCTACCTGCCCTCGGAGGTGCTGTGGGGCCATCGCTTCGTGAATGTGGTGTCCTTCCGCAAGGAGACGGGCGAGTACGAGGTGGACTACACGCTATTCAACAACACCTACGACGTGGACACGCCGCTGTGCAGCGCCAAGCAGCTGGACGAGCTCAAGTCGGAGTACACGAGGAGCGCCAAGAGTGTTAACGCACCCTTTGCGGATCGCACGCTCTCGGCCAGCTTGTTCCAGCGCATCGCCTCCGCCGCCTCGGTGGATCATCTGGATCCGGCGAGCGATGAATCGCTCGACTCTGGACGCCTGCAGATCCGCTCCCATTCCATACCCAACGGCGTGCTGGCCAGCGAGCTGGAGCCGCTGAATAACAACAAGCATGGCGCTTCGTTCACCATGGGCGGCCTGACCATCACGACGACGGCGCCCAGCATCCCCAACCTATCCAGTATTAACGAGAAGACCAACTCCGGTAATTCCAtaaacagcagcaactacagcaataacaacagccTGAGCACGCTGaccggaggaggaggaggaagtgcTGCCAGCGGACCCGGTGGAGGCATCACCATTGTGGCCGGTTctggaggaggcggcggcggcggcagacACAAGTCAAATCCCCGCCGTCAGGAGGATCAGCAGGATCAGCTGCCCATCGATTCCATTTGTTGA
- the LOC122619453 gene encoding G protein-activated inward rectifier potassium channel 4 isoform X1 encodes MPKMIVDKSELVGENAWAKLLPEEKEMAKEKAIIVKMNSSSSSSNNNDSKETTPLNVDQLVAATNPAAPGEQSAVCLEDTYKRTSTYASNINSTGGESSGSGTQLSRKESLLGSFHRQIRRSIKAVSESPGPLTRYRQTRFSSRRVRKRVVFKHGECNVVQGNVAKRRRRYLQDIFTTLVDAQWRWTLLVFAASFVFSWAFFGFIWWIIAYAHNDLEYTNLKNESPDLVANMTHTVCVTQVSNMMSAFLYSVETQTTIGYGNRYVTEECPEAIFTMCIQCITGVFIQAFMVGIVFAKLSRPKKRAQTLLFSRNAVICHRDGVPCLMFRVGDMRKSHIIEAHVRAQIIRKKVTKEGEVLPFYQQELHIGADGGEDRLMFIWPTTIVHKIDRNSPLYMLSASDMLKERFEVVVMLEGVIESTGMTTQARSSYLPSEVLWGHRFVNVVSFRKETGEYEVDYTLFNNTYDVDTPLCSAKQLDELKSEYTRSAKSVNAPFADRTLSASLFQRIASAASVDHLDPASDESLDSGRLQIRSHSIPNGVLASELEPLNNNKHGASFTMGGLTITTTAPSIPNLSSINEKTNSGNSINSSNYSNNNSLSTLTGGGGGSAASGPGGGITIVAGSGGGGGGGRHKSNPRRQEDQQDQLPIDSIC; translated from the exons ATGCCAAAAATGATAGTGGATAAATCGGAATTGGTGGGCGAGAATGCCTGGGCCAAGCTGCTGCCCGAGGAGAAGGAAATGGCGAAGGAGAAGGCCATCATAGTCAAgatgaacagcagcagcagcagtagcaataACAACGACTCCAAGGAGACGACACCCCTCAACGTGGATCAACTGGTGGCCGCCACCAATCCTGCAGCTCCGGGCGAGCAGAGTGCCGTCTGCCTGGAGGACACCTACAAGCGCACCTCCACCTACGCCTCCAACATCAATTCCACCGGCGGCGAGTCCAGCGGCAGTGGCACCCAACTTTCCCGCAAGGAGTCCCTCCTGGGCAGCTTCCATCGGCAGATCCGGCGATCCATTAAAGCGGTTAGCGAGTCGCCCGGCCCACTTACGAG GTACCGGCAGACACGCTTCAGTTCGCGGCGTGTTCGGAAACGTGTGGTCTTCAAGCACGGCGAGTGCAACGTTGTGCAGGGAAATGTGGCCAAGAGGCGGCGTCGCTATCTGCAG GACATCTTCACCACCCTGGTGGACGCCCAGTGGCGCTGGACGCTGCTCGTCTTCGCCGCCAGCTTCGTATTCTCGTGGGCCTTCTTTGGCTTCATCTGGTGGATCATCGCCTACGCGCACAATGATCTGGAGTACACCAATCTCAAGAACGAGTCGCCCGATCTGGTGGCCAACATGACGCACACGGTCTGCGTGACGCAGGTCTCCAATATGATGTCCGCTTTCCTGTACTCCGTGGAAACGCAGACGACGATTGGCTACGGCAATCGCTATGTGACGGAGGAGTGCCCGGAGGCGATATTCACCATGTGCATCCAGTGCATCACGGGCGTCTTCATCCAGGCCTTCATGGTGGGCATTGTGTTTGCCAAGCTGTCGCGTCCCAAGAAGCGTGCCCAGACGCTGCTCTTCTCCCGCAATGCTGTGATCTGCCACCGGGATGGAGTGCCATGTCTGATGTTTCGCGTGGGTGACATGCGCAAGTCGCACATCATCGAGGCCCATGTGCGGGCCCAGATCATCCGCAAGAAGGTGACGAAGGAGGGCGAGGTGCTGCCCTTCTACCAGCAGGAGTTGCACATCGGAGCCGATGGCGGCGAGGATCGGCTGATGTTCATCTGGCCCACGACCATAGTGCACAAGATCGATAGGAACAGTCCGCTGTACATGCTGTCCGCCTCGGATATGCTGAAGGAACGCTTCGAAGTGGTGGTTATGCTGG AGGGTGTCATCGAGTCCACTGGCATGACCACGCAGGCGAGGAGCAGCTACCTGCCCTCGGAGGTGCTGTGGGGCCATCGCTTCGTGAATGTGGTGTCCTTCCGCAAGGAGACGGGCGAGTACGAGGTGGACTACACGCTATTCAACAACACCTACGACGTGGACACGCCGCTGTGCAGCGCCAAGCAGCTGGACGAGCTCAAGTCGGAGTACACGAGGAGCGCCAAGAGTGTTAACGCACCCTTTGCGGATCGCACGCTCTCGGCCAGCTTGTTCCAGCGCATCGCCTCCGCCGCCTCGGTGGATCATCTGGATCCGGCGAGCGATGAATCGCTCGACTCTGGACGCCTGCAGATCCGCTCCCATTCCATACCCAACGGCGTGCTGGCCAGCGAGCTGGAGCCGCTGAATAACAACAAGCATGGCGCTTCGTTCACCATGGGCGGCCTGACCATCACGACGACGGCGCCCAGCATCCCCAACCTATCCAGTATTAACGAGAAGACCAACTCCGGTAATTCCAtaaacagcagcaactacagcaataacaacagccTGAGCACGCTGaccggaggaggaggaggaagtgcTGCCAGCGGACCCGGTGGAGGCATCACCATTGTGGCCGGTTctggaggaggcggcggcggcggcagacACAAGTCAAATCCCCGCCGTCAGGAGGATCAGCAGGATCAGCTGCCCATCGATTCCATTTGTTGA
- the LOC122619453 gene encoding G protein-activated inward rectifier potassium channel 3 isoform X4, with the protein MKRLMTWERDLVDAMYEYRQTRFSSRRVRKRVVFKHGECNVVQGNVAKRRRRYLQDIFTTLVDAQWRWTLLVFAASFVFSWAFFGFIWWIIAYAHNDLEYTNLKNESPDLVANMTHTVCVTQVSNMMSAFLYSVETQTTIGYGNRYVTEECPEAIFTMCIQCITGVFIQAFMVGIVFAKLSRPKKRAQTLLFSRNAVICHRDGVPCLMFRVGDMRKSHIIEAHVRAQIIRKKVTKEGEVLPFYQQELHIGADGGEDRLMFIWPTTIVHKIDRNSPLYMLSASDMLKERFEVVVMLEGVIESTGMTTQARSSYLPSEVLWGHRFVNVVSFRKETGEYEVDYTLFNNTYDVDTPLCSAKQLDELKSEYTRSAKSVNAPFADRTLSASLFQRIASAASVDHLDPASDESLDSGRLQIRSHSIPNGVLASELEPLNNNKHGASFTMGGLTITTTAPSIPNLSSINEKTNSGNSINSSNYSNNNSLSTLTGGGGGSAASGPGGGITIVAGSGGGGGGGRHKSNPRRQEDQQDQLPIDSIC; encoded by the exons atGAAGCGTCTGATGACCTGGGAGCGCGATCTCGTGGATGCCATGTATGA GTACCGGCAGACACGCTTCAGTTCGCGGCGTGTTCGGAAACGTGTGGTCTTCAAGCACGGCGAGTGCAACGTTGTGCAGGGAAATGTGGCCAAGAGGCGGCGTCGCTATCTGCAG GACATCTTCACCACCCTGGTGGACGCCCAGTGGCGCTGGACGCTGCTCGTCTTCGCCGCCAGCTTCGTATTCTCGTGGGCCTTCTTTGGCTTCATCTGGTGGATCATCGCCTACGCGCACAATGATCTGGAGTACACCAATCTCAAGAACGAGTCGCCCGATCTGGTGGCCAACATGACGCACACGGTCTGCGTGACGCAGGTCTCCAATATGATGTCCGCTTTCCTGTACTCCGTGGAAACGCAGACGACGATTGGCTACGGCAATCGCTATGTGACGGAGGAGTGCCCGGAGGCGATATTCACCATGTGCATCCAGTGCATCACGGGCGTCTTCATCCAGGCCTTCATGGTGGGCATTGTGTTTGCCAAGCTGTCGCGTCCCAAGAAGCGTGCCCAGACGCTGCTCTTCTCCCGCAATGCTGTGATCTGCCACCGGGATGGAGTGCCATGTCTGATGTTTCGCGTGGGTGACATGCGCAAGTCGCACATCATCGAGGCCCATGTGCGGGCCCAGATCATCCGCAAGAAGGTGACGAAGGAGGGCGAGGTGCTGCCCTTCTACCAGCAGGAGTTGCACATCGGAGCCGATGGCGGCGAGGATCGGCTGATGTTCATCTGGCCCACGACCATAGTGCACAAGATCGATAGGAACAGTCCGCTGTACATGCTGTCCGCCTCGGATATGCTGAAGGAACGCTTCGAAGTGGTGGTTATGCTGG AGGGTGTCATCGAGTCCACTGGCATGACCACGCAGGCGAGGAGCAGCTACCTGCCCTCGGAGGTGCTGTGGGGCCATCGCTTCGTGAATGTGGTGTCCTTCCGCAAGGAGACGGGCGAGTACGAGGTGGACTACACGCTATTCAACAACACCTACGACGTGGACACGCCGCTGTGCAGCGCCAAGCAGCTGGACGAGCTCAAGTCGGAGTACACGAGGAGCGCCAAGAGTGTTAACGCACCCTTTGCGGATCGCACGCTCTCGGCCAGCTTGTTCCAGCGCATCGCCTCCGCCGCCTCGGTGGATCATCTGGATCCGGCGAGCGATGAATCGCTCGACTCTGGACGCCTGCAGATCCGCTCCCATTCCATACCCAACGGCGTGCTGGCCAGCGAGCTGGAGCCGCTGAATAACAACAAGCATGGCGCTTCGTTCACCATGGGCGGCCTGACCATCACGACGACGGCGCCCAGCATCCCCAACCTATCCAGTATTAACGAGAAGACCAACTCCGGTAATTCCAtaaacagcagcaactacagcaataacaacagccTGAGCACGCTGaccggaggaggaggaggaagtgcTGCCAGCGGACCCGGTGGAGGCATCACCATTGTGGCCGGTTctggaggaggcggcggcggcggcagacACAAGTCAAATCCCCGCCGTCAGGAGGATCAGCAGGATCAGCTGCCCATCGATTCCATTTGTTGA
- the LOC122619453 gene encoding G protein-activated inward rectifier potassium channel 3 isoform X3: MSELRRSLSRLSMIVYRATHSSEQSWREELLRYRQTRFSSRRVRKRVVFKHGECNVVQGNVAKRRRRYLQDIFTTLVDAQWRWTLLVFAASFVFSWAFFGFIWWIIAYAHNDLEYTNLKNESPDLVANMTHTVCVTQVSNMMSAFLYSVETQTTIGYGNRYVTEECPEAIFTMCIQCITGVFIQAFMVGIVFAKLSRPKKRAQTLLFSRNAVICHRDGVPCLMFRVGDMRKSHIIEAHVRAQIIRKKVTKEGEVLPFYQQELHIGADGGEDRLMFIWPTTIVHKIDRNSPLYMLSASDMLKERFEVVVMLEGVIESTGMTTQARSSYLPSEVLWGHRFVNVVSFRKETGEYEVDYTLFNNTYDVDTPLCSAKQLDELKSEYTRSAKSVNAPFADRTLSASLFQRIASAASVDHLDPASDESLDSGRLQIRSHSIPNGVLASELEPLNNNKHGASFTMGGLTITTTAPSIPNLSSINEKTNSGNSINSSNYSNNNSLSTLTGGGGGSAASGPGGGITIVAGSGGGGGGGRHKSNPRRQEDQQDQLPIDSIC; the protein is encoded by the exons ATGTCTGAGCTGCGTCGCAGTTTGAGTCGCCTCTCGATGATCGTCTACAGAGCCACCCATTCCAGCGAGCAGTCGTGGCGGGAGGAGCTCCTCAG GTACCGGCAGACACGCTTCAGTTCGCGGCGTGTTCGGAAACGTGTGGTCTTCAAGCACGGCGAGTGCAACGTTGTGCAGGGAAATGTGGCCAAGAGGCGGCGTCGCTATCTGCAG GACATCTTCACCACCCTGGTGGACGCCCAGTGGCGCTGGACGCTGCTCGTCTTCGCCGCCAGCTTCGTATTCTCGTGGGCCTTCTTTGGCTTCATCTGGTGGATCATCGCCTACGCGCACAATGATCTGGAGTACACCAATCTCAAGAACGAGTCGCCCGATCTGGTGGCCAACATGACGCACACGGTCTGCGTGACGCAGGTCTCCAATATGATGTCCGCTTTCCTGTACTCCGTGGAAACGCAGACGACGATTGGCTACGGCAATCGCTATGTGACGGAGGAGTGCCCGGAGGCGATATTCACCATGTGCATCCAGTGCATCACGGGCGTCTTCATCCAGGCCTTCATGGTGGGCATTGTGTTTGCCAAGCTGTCGCGTCCCAAGAAGCGTGCCCAGACGCTGCTCTTCTCCCGCAATGCTGTGATCTGCCACCGGGATGGAGTGCCATGTCTGATGTTTCGCGTGGGTGACATGCGCAAGTCGCACATCATCGAGGCCCATGTGCGGGCCCAGATCATCCGCAAGAAGGTGACGAAGGAGGGCGAGGTGCTGCCCTTCTACCAGCAGGAGTTGCACATCGGAGCCGATGGCGGCGAGGATCGGCTGATGTTCATCTGGCCCACGACCATAGTGCACAAGATCGATAGGAACAGTCCGCTGTACATGCTGTCCGCCTCGGATATGCTGAAGGAACGCTTCGAAGTGGTGGTTATGCTGG AGGGTGTCATCGAGTCCACTGGCATGACCACGCAGGCGAGGAGCAGCTACCTGCCCTCGGAGGTGCTGTGGGGCCATCGCTTCGTGAATGTGGTGTCCTTCCGCAAGGAGACGGGCGAGTACGAGGTGGACTACACGCTATTCAACAACACCTACGACGTGGACACGCCGCTGTGCAGCGCCAAGCAGCTGGACGAGCTCAAGTCGGAGTACACGAGGAGCGCCAAGAGTGTTAACGCACCCTTTGCGGATCGCACGCTCTCGGCCAGCTTGTTCCAGCGCATCGCCTCCGCCGCCTCGGTGGATCATCTGGATCCGGCGAGCGATGAATCGCTCGACTCTGGACGCCTGCAGATCCGCTCCCATTCCATACCCAACGGCGTGCTGGCCAGCGAGCTGGAGCCGCTGAATAACAACAAGCATGGCGCTTCGTTCACCATGGGCGGCCTGACCATCACGACGACGGCGCCCAGCATCCCCAACCTATCCAGTATTAACGAGAAGACCAACTCCGGTAATTCCAtaaacagcagcaactacagcaataacaacagccTGAGCACGCTGaccggaggaggaggaggaagtgcTGCCAGCGGACCCGGTGGAGGCATCACCATTGTGGCCGGTTctggaggaggcggcggcggcggcagacACAAGTCAAATCCCCGCCGTCAGGAGGATCAGCAGGATCAGCTGCCCATCGATTCCATTTGTTGA